In Silene latifolia isolate original U9 population chromosome 6, ASM4854445v1, whole genome shotgun sequence, the genomic window AGAAAATCATTTAAATCCTAGAAGAAACACATGTTTACCCTTTGTTTGGATGAATGAATTTAGAGGgaacggggggggggggggggggagggggagaCCTGAAAAGCGCAAGGATGGGCCAATATACCGAGTTTGGTTAGCCAATTGGATTGGAGGGTGTTGGAATATAAACGCACATGAGTGTCGCACATTGCATGGAGAAGAGAGATTGTACCACTTTATAAACCAACACAAGGAGGCTGCTACTCCTATTGCCgattggttttaggatggaacctcCCTCATGTTTGTCAAGTGGTCCATCTCTACTCCGTTCGGGTAAGGCCCAGACCCATTTTCATGTTCTAACAGAGGGACTCATCTGCCCTCCAACAAGTTACACGTTAAAATGCTTCCAACATATGAATGATTTGAAAGGAAAATGATAGATATTGTTACATCCTATCAGTGTATCCAAATAAAACCATAGGTAATGGAGCCCACCTTTGACTTAAGAGCGATGGTATCCATGTCTTTATCTCCTGTATGTGACAAGCTCTTATCCCCGGCAACATTCTCGGAAAcattagattgtaaaacaccaTCCACATTAGGTGTATCCTCCAAAGTGTCTCGAGTAGTATTGGGGGCTTCACCAAAAGATTTAATTCCAGATGAAGAAATGGTGGAATTACAGACGCCGATAATCGGGTGTGAATTTTTAGCatcttcattttcaaaaccagcTGGAACGTGCTGACTCTCCTGCAACGTTTTAGATTCACAATCCCCGGCTTGAGAAGATAACTTGGAGACGTTCCCAATTGGCTCCTCGTCTCTCACTTGTTTTCTAAATAAACAATCCATTGGAAATGGAGATGACAACTTTTCTTGGTGACAAAGGATATCATATGAAAGAACACTTCCAAGGGAATGACCATATAAAGAAACCTGAAAAAGTTAGGATTCATTCTTAGGACTACCTTTTCAAATTGAATTCAGAACTAGATGGAGGAACAGAAAGAAATAAAATCACCCTAATTATTCATATTAACCTCTACCTTTCCGTCATAGCCTGGATTCCTCTTTAGAAACTTCAAGTACAATCGATTCAACTGATTTGAGACCTGCAAAGAGGGACATTTATCATTTGAGCCTCTTTACTAGGAACAGTAGCACGTCAATAACTTATAATCGCTTGGCTCTTGCCACAACTATTAAACAAAGAAATAATTTGTACAAAATGAAAACTGAAGGGAAATAAAAATCGACGATCTCCCATGAATCTTCATTAAGAAACAAAAGTATGTTTTGTGGTGTACAACTGAAAATAGTTCACTACCTTACTAATCTCTTCCTTATAGTTCCCCCCACGCCACAGAAAGAGGTAATCTTTTTTAGACAAAGTAAGTTCTTTTAAATTTTAATAGAGCATCAGGAACAAGTTGTGAAAATTATAATCACCCAATCCCAGTAATCTCTAAGAAACACCAGTGGCATACGCCAAAAGAGAAGCAAGAAAGGCCTTTTTTTCCTCCATGCTAAAAGATTAAGGGCCCAAACAAGTAGGCAATCTTCTCCGACTCTAACCAAATGCACCAGAAAAAGCAACACACGCTCGTGACAAATTTCCTCTTTCATGTTCTACAACCAAACCCAGAAAAGAAATGCAAGGAAAATACAACAAAATTGGCACAAAACAGCTTTTTCAATGTTGCATCTTCAATGACAATATGGAGATGTTGATTTCTCATAAGGTTGCGTAACATTACTTTTGACAGATTCAGTCACCCAGGGTAACAAGCCTAAAAATGTGCTTGAACTTCAGATATTCAGATTTCATGGCATAATAAAGAGCAAGACTGTCTATAACACGCAAAGTTCTCCTTAAGGTACCAAGTGGCAAGTACCAACATAGTTATAACGAAATTTAAAACTCGACAAAAAAATGAAGACATTGCAACACTTTCATCAATTTTTATGCATGAAGGAGGATGAACAAAGAGTTCCATGACCTCCCATCATACCGAATATGTTCGTACAGATATCAGCACGTGTCCACCACAATAAGTGTCCCAGCTGTAACAGCTCCAGATGCAAATAAAATTTTATTGATAAAATGAGCATCACTAGTTCAAGAGGCATTCTACGGAGCACAGAAATTTGGTAGCACAAAAATTTGGcacatttttttattttatttctctgcTGGGGGTTTGACACTTGTACTGGAAGTCAGAGCTTACAAGTTAGTGTCAATAGAATTCCCCTGAATACCAAAACACAGATCTTCATGCACAAGCTGGCAATACATATAAAGGCATACCACACACCGGCACACCCCCACAGACAGctaaaacaagataaaaaaaaatagacAATCTTGCCGACAAAGAACCACCAAAACTCAAATATAAAAAAAAGACAACAGAATTACATACCGAATCAATGATCTCCTGGCAGTAAATTGGGCTCATGTAGTACAAGACATCATGAACAGTTGCACTTAGAGTTGTACGCAAACCTCGCACACCATCTAAAGTTATCTTCTCAACTGCAGATTCTCCACTGAACTTCAAGCCCTTTCTCCACTGGAAAACAGAATAGAAAACTCACATATGCAGACAACTTTCCTGTACATAACATAAGTCCCTACACCTAAAGTAGCATTCGAATGCTACTGAAGATAGAAAATTCCACTGTAGTATCCCTAACAGGCTAACATTGTGTACCCATGGATGCCTTTTCTAGTTTTCTTAGTGTGTTCACTTAGTTTTCATTCAGTTACGTACAGTTTCTTCTTCTCATATTCCAGGGAGCTAAAGCGTAAATTACAGctaataaaaattacacggaggCCAAATCACATCCTCCTGAGATAATATTAAGCTTTATCCAATAGAAAGGGGTTTAAAAGTGAATGGGGGAAAAAACATGAGCAAAGAAAGGATGAATGAAAGAGTAAGATAAAAATACTATCATATGTGGAAGTACGATGGAGTTTGGGCTTAGGGATGACTCTTCCGCTACTATGTTTCCTCGTATACAAATATATCTACTTTTTGTATTGTATGAAATCATGTTTCTATGTTCAACCTCAGCATAATCGACTCTTAGGACCTCCATAGGCTCCATTGATGTAGAAACTTGAAACCTTCAATATCGGACGATGGGAGAGCTTATTTCTTTAATAATACAATAGGGTTCTGGTGTGGGCTAGCGTCAAACGAAAATCCTTCTCTAGTTATCTTGTAAATCCTTCCTTAAATATATTAGAATGCTTACTTGATATCCACCTTATATCATTGCCAATTTCATTCAGAGTTGAAAGTCTCCTTTTGCTTGGATTATGGCATTGCTAAGATTAATACATATGACATGTTGCAATGGAGAAAGCCCACGAGCTACCCTAATATATGCATGATGTGATGTTGCAACCGTAAGCGTATCTCACACCTATTTTTTACCCTATGATGTTGCTTGATCATTATGGATACAACTCTTAAAAGTCAAAGGGAAGAGACAGGCATGTGGATTTGGAACCATGGACCACCTGCGACCTTATTATGTCGAGCTATGAAGGAATGACAACGGAGTTTATCGGTGCTGTGCTTTATGACTATTTTCTGGGTGATTGGGTTATTCTGTTGCAGAGGAAGTAGAGTGGAAAACAAGAAACAGGTGATCTGAAGACACACTGAGAAAATGCTTACCTGACATGGGATATAGAGTACTCTCTGAATGCCACGTTGATATGAAGTCAAGTGTTTCTCAGCTAGGCTAGAGGTAATATGACGAAAATTTGTCACATCATCTACCAGATTTGATTTCTCCAATCTCTGACCAATACCATGGACCATAAACACCAAATGACGAACTGGAACCTGGAAATGTACAATATAACAGTCACAAGAAGCTAATAACATATTGAACTCGACAACACTACGGCAGAGGGTTGGAAAATGGCAACAGAGCCAACAGCTCCAACAAGATAATCTTATTACATCCACAAGACGTGTTTTTGGATGACAAGAAGTGTAGGCTCAAAAAACTTCTGGGGCAAAGAATATTCTCAACTGGATTATGCAGACCTTCACaataaaatgataaatacaaATAATGCTTTACTGTATCAACCATTAGGGCCTGCAGCTGAGATTCGTAAAGTTCAAATCTATGTACGATTAGAGCAGTGAAATACACCATACTACCAGAGGCTGGCAAGATGGGAATCTAAGCATCTGTTTGAAAAACGTAGATTTATAAAGTATTTTGGCTAGATTGCCCATCTACCACCTGCCTTATTCCGTTATTCACTCGTAAGTTTGTGGCTCTCAAACCTTGTTAAATGAATTGTTGTCGTCTGTGACAGATTCAATGACAGGTTTTCATTTGGTCAAGTCAATTAATCACTTCCAAACCAAACATGGGTAGTCTCATCACTCTTCCCCTTCTACTCTACTTATCAACATATAAACTCCTAAAGGCAAGTGGGTATGGAGGTTCACCACATGTCCACATCAAACGCTTGATTGATAAATGTCATTTGTAAAAATAATTACAATAATGACGATGATAAATAAAAACATAGCAAAAATATTTTTTATAAGAAAACGTAGTGAATATTCGGTTAGTAGAGCAAAAACATCCTCTCCTCTAACAAAGTGGGACATGGGACTGAGTAAAGTGTTGCACCTTCAATCCCCATTTTGCTCGTCTTCTTATAGTGCCTTCAGGGTGATATCATTCAGGGTCTAGTAATGGAACCGCATAAAAGGCACTGGGTTAAGAGTTGAGACTGAGTGGATCACTTTATCTCAGATTTCCAATGGTTGGGAAGAAAGGCTTCTTATTTTTCACATTGTTACATTTCGGTATCTAAAATGAAGCCTGATGGGGTTAAGCTGAGATCAGGACGACCGCAAATCGCAACAATCAATTTTGATACTCAACTGAGAATCAATACAAACAGGATACATTTATCTAAATTCACCAGTAATTGGGAAGGTATGTTTCTTTCACTTTGTTAGAGATTTTAGCATCTAAAATAAGTATGATGGTTATCTGACCTAAAGAGTGAAAAAAGGAACTAAAAGGTTATACGATAAAAGAACATTAGGGGAAGGACAAGGGAGCAAGGGGATAAACCTGTGAGCAGTAGTCATCCATCTCCTCTTCTTTCTGCTGACGCAATTCATCCTACAGAAAAGGAATAGTTACATACTTACATAAAATGATCAGGAATAGCAAACAAAACAGCAGTCACAAAGTGATAATTAAAACGTTTTCATTCATTTTGCTCTCCCATTATGATTTCCTTAATGCATGTGGCATTGTCCCAACTCCCAACTAATAGGTAAATGCACAGAGGGAGTATTTATGAGAACGGTGACAAAGATTATTTAGGGATGTTGGCATGCTGTTCAGTAAGTGATGATCATTTCAACGTCCATCAAAGCACACTATAAAGCTAAGAGGAATGAACCTGTGTTGGCTTTGGAGACGGAGATGCAGCATATCCTCGCCTAAGTTTAATACCATTGCCTCCTAAATTAACGATGCCAGAGAAGCCAGAAGCATCAACATTCAGCCACGCCTCCCAAGTAGGATCCTCTCCAGTAAAGAGGGCATGAAGTCCCTGCATAGAGATGAATACACAAGGAAAAAAAAACTTAATATCCAGTTCAAGATACAAGATCTCTACTTCGGGCAGTGCAATATCATACTTGTGTAGATCCTTGTAAATCTACTCTAGCAGCAAAGAGTCCAGATGGTTGAAAAGTCCTCCGATGCCAAATCTAAAAAGAAACATCAATCATGTCAGTCTTGAAATTATAATGCGGAATGCATGTTTAAGGACTGTAGATGCAGCCAAAAATTCAAAGTAATCTTAAGTTACCACCCTCATGGATCCTACTCTCTAATATTCATCTACAACTACCTGTTGATCTTTCTACAATCTGTTAGGAGAGAACAATTGTTCGGCAACGGTAACCTTGGATTATTCGTGAAGCCCTTTAAATAATGTGTACCAAAATGATTGACTCGAACTGAACTGACTATATTGAGCTGAATAGGTATAAAAAAATTCAGATCCCTATGCAACCCTCATAGCTCATTTAAACTCATTTGAAATATTAATTCATCCTATTACGGAACTTTTCTAATGGCACTCTTATCAGAATGGACGAGAAGGTAGTGTTTGATAAATGAACTATATAAAGATTTCCACTGCTCTTCAATTAAAAAAAtggaataataaaataaataaatagagaaCCCAGTGTTTTTGTCATACTTCAACAACCAAGTTTTGTGGAGACTAAAACTTCACCACAAAGCTCCACAATTATACCATAATAAACAAAATGTACAGAAGTAGAAAGGACTATAAGATATCTTGTTCCTCCTGTGATTTTACAAGCCTGTGGTTGTTATAGAACTTATTGCATAAACTGAAGATATATTATCAATCAGCAGAAAGCAAGCAcatttacaacaacaacaacaacaacaacaacaacaacaacaacagagccttaatcccaaaatgatttggggtcggctgacatgaatcatcctatTAGAACCGTCcctgggtgaacgcacacctcacaatgcgaaaagagaagggaaaaatgaaaaacaaaagggagagcgaaaatgtaatacaaagtcaaggtaaacttacaggttttaaaatcgaattccggatttcttttataaaaacttaaaatttaaatcgagagaaaagttaaaacgattttggaaaccgaaaagaattaaggatccggaatgccttaaaagtaaaccaagtaaaatatataagaaagtagttggtaaaaaaggtgtaataaaggagagaagaacaaataaatttttaaaaatttaaattaTTCAGCAGAAAACAACTATATTATAAATTAAAAGGCAAAGGTTGTAGTCCTGTAGATACAAGAAACTAAGATAGCATTTGAGGCAATTTGAATGCCTAAAATAAGTCCATACTGAAACTTGCAAATACCTGTCTACGGTAAGCAATTTCCAGTTGCTCAGCAACATCTTCGCGAAGAGGAAGCCAATCAAGGCCTCCACTTTGTGCAAACCAATGACCTCTTAAAACACGTCTATTTTCCCCGTTCCAATACACAGGAAAACAATGTCTTTTCGCCAAATCTACCTGAACCAAGTAACTAAACAAGCTTAAGCAATGAATCTTCAAAAAAATAACAATTTGACAGTCATTGTGAACTTCCATGCAATAGCCCACTTGTCTTCACATATACGATACGAGTATACGACATCCAACTCTACATTTGGATGTTATACCTTTGCTAATATAGGAAATTCTATTTGGTTTCCAAGCCACCACCTTATATCGCTTTCATGGCCTTCAATATAAATCATTAAAGCCACAACAAGACAAAGCAATGTCACGTTTGTGAAGGCTTAAATGGAT contains:
- the LOC141586584 gene encoding phospholipase SGR2 isoform X2, which gives rise to MSYLVQVDLAKRHCFPVYWNGENRRVLRGHWFAQSGGLDWLPLREDVAEQLEIAYRRQIWHRRTFQPSGLFAARVDLQGSTQGLHALFTGEDPTWEAWLNVDASGFSGIVNLGGNGIKLRRGYAASPSPKPTQDELRQQKEEEMDDYCSQVPVRHLVFMVHGIGQRLEKSNLVDDVTNFRHITSSLAEKHLTSYQRGIQRVLYIPCQWRKGLKFSGESAVEKITLDGVRGLRTTLSATVHDVLYYMSPIYCQEIIDSVSNQLNRLYLKFLKRNPGYDGKVSLYGHSLGSVLSYDILCHQEKLSSPFPMDCLFRKQVRDEEPIGNVSKLSSQAGDCESKTLQESQHVPAGFENEDAKNSHPIIGVCNSTISSSGIKSFGEAPNTTRDTLEDTPNVDGVLQSNVSENVAGDKSLSHTGDKDMDTIALKSKLEYLEGRVMELEAQLGRTKTRGNDDVHPNVLDQDESMKIQAALDDSPMGYRPFIKYTKLEFKVDTFFAVGSPLGVFLAIRNVRIGIGEGGEYWGEENVNEEMPACQRMFNIFHPFDPVAYRIEPLVCKEYVSKRPVIVPYHRGGKRLHIGFQDFAEDLASRSQSIVNHLNSVRVQVLTVCQSRKQDRLEEPEEDESDEKRSYGSYMIERLTGSEEERIDHVLQDKTFQHSYISAIGAHTNYWRDLDTALFMLKHLYRDIPDDPEQPNMHRRESKVVGVSASWSDSKTIEEELPLTFSGNSPKITKNAIKNFW